ATTCTGCGTGTGAAACTCGGGAGGATTTAGAAATTTTAGTAAGCTTGTAACAGTTAGTGTGTCCGCATTTCCCTAAAATTAATGAAGGTCCCATCCTCTGCTGTTTGGTTCCACTAATACAGAGAGGATAACCAGGTATAACTAATTATGTGAGTAATACACCCCTTCTGCTTTAAGGGTCTGTGTAACGTACTTTACAGCCCCGACAACGGGCGTATTGTAAAATCATTGTGAACTAAAATTGGAGGTTCAAGCCCCGTCTAATGTAAAACTAGAAGCAACTGCTCCTACCGATTCTGAgtacctttcttaaacccaaatgTAAAGTGAACTTCTCGATTCGAGACCCGACCTAGGTAATGTGCTTTGGAAGCTACGGCTTCTTTTTGTGAATTATGTCTTTCCAATTTGTAAAGGCAAGCCTGCGGGTCATCAGACTGTGATAGACGCAGATATGTTGTAAAGTATCAGAGATTTCGAGCTCCTCATTTTACATTTCAACTTGCTGGTTCACGTTCCGCCATTGTCCCTAACTACAGTGAGTCTCTGCACAAGGCACTCGTTACTTGGACTAGTCGGGGCTCTAGTTTTCAAGGCTCCGTTATAGGAATATTGGCCACGACAGAGGAAAATGTATCAAGGGCCGTGAAATGGTCAGATCATTTAGCATGTACTTAGAACCAAGTTCATGAAGTTCTCGTCACAATAATTAACAAATACTTACGAACATGTTAATAAATCCTGTCAGAATACTTAAAATTGTAAAGGGAAGCGGACGATTAATTTACACAGTAAAATATTGCGGGCTGTTTTCTTAACTGACCATCAAAGTTTTCAAGTGGGGCTGACGATCTAAGGTAATGTGTTTGTTTGACTGAGGATGGATAGCGAATGAAGCTGTAATCAGTATTCTGCGTTGAAGTACCatattttctgtctgtaattttacTCATAGTTAACTGTTGAACTCTGTACTTGTTCCAGGTTCTCTTGCCCCTGACGCTAGCAGTTTCACTGGCGAGCAGAGACCACTGTGCATCGTCTGTGGGCTCGAAGTTGGGCCTGTCTGTGCATGGCCACAAGAACGCCAGTGGACATTGGATAATAACGGTACCGTGTATTATCAAATTCAGAGTTGTGTTTCAGTGTTGGATGGATAATATTGTATGTGATTAATACACGTAACTTAGTGCTGTGTATAATAAATATTTGCATGCACCATTCAAATTTCAACCAACTTTCAAACCACAGTACAGTTTGCGGAGGTATGTCCTTGATATCATAGTGCATCAAATACTAACCTGCTTTGCATGTGCTAACCACTAACGGCTTAAGATAGTGGAGTAACTCATAGCAGACGTAATTACTCACGATTGTGTTGTTATTGCTGGGAAAAAATCCCGTGTTTAAAATAATATCTGCATGTTGATAATATGCTTGCCCCAAGACAAGCAGCCAGCTAGTTCGGGAGATCGTCACAGGAGGCGCTAGAACTTAGTCGTTAACTGAATTTATATTTCACAGACATTTCACACAGTTTGTCTTTGTGATAAACAGCCTGAACTTGTTAAATAATATAATAACGGTAACACACAGGTTGTGGgtttatggaaaataaataaagtaGAAACTAGACCTTTCCTTTAAGAAATCATTCCAGGAACATCGGTCTGGCTGGAAATATCTCGTAATGGTCCTCCCCGGATTTACGATGAAGTCTGAAAAGTTTGTCCGGCCCAGATGGAGACCCTGAGGAAAAAGAGAGCTCCGTGGAAGTGGAGACTGCCGCCGTCTTGGGTTTAATGAAGAAGTCCTGCCAATCGATATCTAGTGCAATATTGCCTTGAGCAGTAAGAataagcccagccaggtcatatactgctacactgcctggagctgtacgaagtagtccagccaggtcatatccactgctacactgcctggagccataggaagtagtccagccaggtcatatctactgctacaatgcctggagccatggcaagtagtccagccaggccatgtctactgctacactgcctggagccgtaagaagtagtccagtcaggtcatatctactgctacactgcctggagccataggaagtagtccatccaggtcatatctactgctacattgcctggagccgtaagaagtagtccagccaggtcatatctactgctacaccgcCTGGAAACGCATCTACGTCTACGGTACCGTATTCCCGAACCGATCCCTGAATCTCTCCGTTATATTCACTCTGATATGTGATTGTGATTTCGTTCACTCTACTTCCTTTATCTCGAAACTATGGTCACTGAAGCCGGGCTTGGAGACATCAGAAGTCTCGTTTGataaattaatttctttttggacaTATTGTCTCTTTTTACAGCACGAGAATGATGTCAAGAAATACCGAAATTCCGTGCTTTAAACATTCAGTTCTAAAACACACGAACAATTGTACCGAATTAAATGAAACTGGGATGTTTTAGTAATATCTAAGAATAACGAACAAACAGCATCTCTGGGAGTACGTTATAGGTTTTCCGTAAGTTACGGCTCCGATTGCCACTATAAGGTGCGGCGAAACTCCGAGTAAAGCACCAGTTGTGGTTGTGTGGTATGGTAATTGGGCATAATGGCATCTCATGTGACGTGCGAAGAAGGAAACAGGAATGTGAGTAGGAAGGGTTGTTTCAAATGGGTGCTTCATACTCACCTTGTAATTATAGTGGATTGTGAACTGAATGtgggctttaattttctatgtCTTAAGAGTTCAATATTCTTTACAGGTTGATACGCGGCGATTGACATCGACGGAGAACCAATGGGAATTAGCCGTGAATGTCCACCAAGAAAGAAGGTCATGTGATAGCAGTGAAGTTGAGCAGCTTGTTTCGGTGACTTCTGTACATCCCCCAGTACACGGTAAGACCTGATCGTTGTCATAGAACTCTCATTCACACTCGGTGTTCCTTACCCCAAAGAAGTAGAACCCCAGTGTTTGTGGGCGGTATCTCCTCCGTGTCCAGGGGCAATCAGCTAGGGAACATGCCTGCGTCAGTCTCCTCCCTATTCGATATTGTCTACGGGACTAGGCGTTCTGAAATGCTTGAGAGGATTGGAATTACAGAGAACGAAGAGTAACACAAACTGCAGAGGTCAGCGAGCGAGGCAGGTGCGTGGTCTGCCTCTCCTTCAGTTAAATGTgtatatagagcaggcagtattgGATATGGAGGAACGTCATTGTTGGAGGATGTCAAGGGCAGTTGAATGTAGTAGATAAGGTCAGGTGAAGCAAGTGATATAAGACTAAGAAATGTACTCATAAAGGAAGTGGACGAATTTGGGTGGCTAGGAAGTAACTTAACGAATGAAAGGAGAAACTATCCGTTCATTACCGAAGAAGAATATTTGCTAAAGGAAGCCATCTTGTAAATGAAACATTCTACTCACCATAAATATACAATTCAGGCCGTCCTTTGCCGAAGTATTTGTCTGTAACGTTAGAGTCATCCTAAGTAGAGAAATAaagtagaggcctttgaaatgtggtgttacagaacaatgctttTGGTAATAATGGGAACTCGTGTCCTTGCCTCGAGGTGATGCAGTTCTTTCCAGCAGCACTCCTAATCGAGGTGATCATATTTAACTACCTACCTGCAGTCCTGCCAACATTACATTTCTCAAAGTAGTGGGAAAAAGCGTAGACCACGTGCTTTGCCAGTAATTGTGCTAACCGTAACTCTACGGAGTTTGAGGTGAGATTGGACCATCATAGCCCAAACAAAGAGCAGGTGACGGGAGGGAGATATGGGATAAGTATGAAAAAGTGTTTAGGCTGCTGACGGAGAACAGGAACAATGTACAGGGTGCGGTGGGGGAGAAGTTCTGAAAGACAGATATGCTAATAGTTTAAGGGGGGGGAAACTGAGGGCAAAGGGATAAAGTCAAGGGCAGTTATCACTAGGGTATCCGTGAGTAACCGCTGGTAAACACAGAGGAATATTGGAGGAAATGAACTTGTTTCAGGAATGTGGGGGTAAGAGAAAAGGTGGGGAAGAGGGGGTGGAACAGGGTCACGAAGAGGAGGAAATGGAGGGGAAGGTATGGTCAGCAAACATCAGGGAAGACTATTGAGACTAGTAGGGAAGCGGATATAATGAAGTAAGTGAGGTCGAGACTCTGGTCATCGAGGACTCCATAGTTAGGCTCGGGGAGAAAGTGCacagaggaaagggaaccaaggtagaggaATTACGTTAAGGCAGAAGATGGGGAAAGGGTGTGGTAGTTTTCCATGTTGGTACGAACAACGTACGACATAGTGTGGAATCTGTTATGAAGTTGAATGGAGAGGAAGGTATTATCAGTGGGACTTTAAATGAAACTACGAGGTATTTATGTGGGGAGACTGGGAGTGCATGTGTTGTTTGGAAAGGATACATGGCGGACTAGGCAGCGGAAGTGAAAGTACGGGGACATAGTGGTTATTATTAAGTAATTCTCTACattcatatttaccagatattgtataaGGAATTGTTTCGTGGTTGAGAAGTGACGTAATGGATGCGAAGATTCTTCCAAAACTCGAGTGTTTTTGTAGAGATGAGATAAAATCGATAGGTGGGTGAGTATTTTTACCGGCGGAAGAAGTATTTTTATGGtatggaaaagttaaagatgagaaacattaaGTTCTAGGTATAGGGCTCATCTCTTTGCGGTGTACAGGTACGGATGAATTGAAGCAGACGCGGAATATTTCACTGAGTAATCAGCGATGCGGGAAGCGTGGCATCAGTAGCCAATTTAAATCTGGCTGTCAAACTGAGTTTCCTTCTGGAATGAATGCCATGTGTGGAGGAGAACTAAATTATATCATGTCCGTTGCTGTATGACTctgttttgaaataacagtaataatataaaGTGTAAACAGCTTATCGTTATTTGTCATCAAATCAAAATTAATCTCCTCCTTCTTAAACTCGTGATTGTGTTCAAGAGGACCTAAGTAAGGAATCTAACCTTTCTTCACTTTCATGAATGATACAGCAAACCATATACACCTTTCTGGAGCGGCATTATCATGATGAGTAGTGTTTCAACTGGACAAAATAGAATCATTACAAGTAAGAGACACATGCACTATTTTAATAATCTTGGTACAGGCGGTTTTTTGAACATAACCATATTCTGAAGTAGGCCTTGTCGGAGACCGTGAAATGATTCCATACGAATTTTATTTGCACAGTATGAATGGAGAGGAGGTTCAGTGGGGTACTTTCTAGGAGAGGATAATATAAATGAAACTAAGGGGTATTTATGTGGGGAgaatgggagtgagatttgtagtgcGTATGTACGTATAAGTTAGGGGTATGTTTTGAAGGGATACATGGCGGACTAGGCAGCGGAAGTGATTTTTATTTATCAGAAATTGCATATTTCATGCGTATTTTTTTTCCAGGTACTTCGACGTCTCAATATATGAAGCCAGTCACACCTGCAACTACTACACCAGCTACCACTACTGCAGCGACTGCTACTACTCCACCGACTACTACTATTACCACTGCTCCAACTACTACTACACCaggtagtactactactactactccaactactactactacagctactactactactacgaaaccaAGGTCCTGTCCTCATTCAGGTGAGTGATAAACTCTCAAGAAGTTAATCAGATTATCTATGAGTGGTGTACGAGAGACGAACGTACATGTGTTTCTTGGAGATTTGGATCTAGTTTGTTCAGACAGAAAAGTAAAGCTCTTAATCGTTGTATTCCACGTTCCACAGATAAAGTACTCACCCTGCAGTTACTGTGTAGGTGTTTGCTTGGAGCAGCAGTCTGCAGAACGAGTGCACGAGTAGAGAGAATATGAGAAATGAGAGCGTCTTGGGTCCGACCCGGTGAGTGTTCCACATATCGCAGCGTACGGCACAGCGGCCCCACACGTGAGCCGATGATACTATGAcgtagaggttgtgggttcgacatCCCTCAAGGTGATTCCGTGGCTTCTCAGTTTTGCATGAGACAAATATCTGGATGTGCACATTTAGTAAGTCACCTTCCCGTTTATGGCTCTTTCCTACGGCACGCAGtcataatattattatctaagattGATTCACGATTTTGggcaggaaagcaactggaaactacttcaATAAAACTACCAGGAATCCATACTTACATTTTGTTTCCAGGTGAATTGCAATACGTACAAAATTTAGCAACCATCCTTATCAGTTCTTGCTGAACTCCGCAGGACTCTCAGAGAAAGGCTCGTCTCCCTCCTCAACTTGTTCGTGGCGCTCTTGAAAGCTGCGAACAGTACACATCAGGATTGTAACCGTTCCTCGAATGGAGAATTCCACTTGTAGGGGAAATAGGAAACAAAACCCCTGGGGGATCCACTGGAGAGAAAGGATGTCAGAACCACAGATTTAAAAttatcacttagtttacaaaaaatGTTTTATCATTGATATTTTTTCACATGAATAATTGAATAGCAAATAAGTCGAAAGCCTTACAACACCATCTGAAAACAAGTCGTTTAATATGTCTGACAAAAAACAGAGGATAATATTTTTACATGAAACGTTGCCAGGTTAAGATTAATTTAATGACTTGCAATTTGTCAAAACCTGCGCTGCATAAATTTTACATTTGATAATTTTAGTTGGAGGCACAGCCTTCGTTATAACGAGAGAGAAAAACTGGTAAAATGCCAACAGCAGTTAATTAGAGAAAAAGTTTAACATTGATAAATACACCAAAGGCAGAGCCTTTAAAATTGAAGGAGGTAACAAAGTGCCCTTTTAGTAGATTCGCTgactaaataatattaacattaagaaAAACTCTGAAGGGCACCGCCTTCATCAAAATGACAGAGTAAGACTATAAAATTGGGCGAGGTGCCATGACAGTTACTTTATTGATTGCTTTTGTGATTAAATATATGtactaaataaacaatatttcgagTTAAAGTAAATACCTACTAACCCTGGGAAAGAATTATACTAGtgatataacttcaaaataattgCCGGTATATATGCGTGTTCGTTTGGCAGAGATTCTAAAACTTTGATCGTGTTTTTCTCAGAACatcattttctgacttaagtcgTATGTGAACGATTCGATCGAAAGTTGTAATTGCTCCAACTTCTCTTTCATCATACTTTTCAGTGAACATAACGTTAACGCGGATAACTGTTTATGTCTCCCTAAAGAGAATTAGTCCTTTTGAAGACCCTAAAGTCACATGCACCCTATCACAGAACCCTGAATGGTTACACACCAGTGACGCATGTCCCGCCATGTTTCAATTTGAATTACACAAACATAAAGATGATCAATATTACGTATGAAAGGAATAATTGTCAAGACTTTtttctgaaatattaaatcaaGAGACACGTTAATCTTGtgaatttttttatatataaaactTGCTGAAGTTTGAATTATAGGtcatctctctgtcagttattccatTCTTCCCTCGCGGTTCCTTGGGCACGTGGAGAACATGTGGAAGCTCTTTATAGACCTTGAGGCAGACAGTGGTCAAGCAGAAGTTCTCCATTTATCTCTTGCGCTCGGTAACTCTTATTACTTTACTTGGTACAACTGCGGATGCCTTTCCGATGAGTGGCACAATATGTGCGGGTTCAGGACGTTCTAGGACGACATGACCTGGCCTTTGTTTTCTTTCACAGTATTATTATAATTCGGTCTGAGAACGACGGTTCTTCCCAAGTGTGGATGCCGTTGATCAGTGCTGATGTTCTCAGTTTTACTGACTGTCATATGTGCTCCTGTTTTGTGTAAGTGCTCGTTTATTCTACACTAATGTATAACATGGGCCTCGCAGGCCAACACAAAAAAAGCTGCATTTAGTGACTAATCAAGGCGTAATGAGGTAGAAATACTCACAAACGCAGTGTTGCCAACCGCTGAGATTtaccttttaaaatatttcaaaataatttctcGCGTAATTCATTCAAAAGTTGTACAAATTATGAAGTTAGTAATATGTCGTTCACTTTTAAGAAATCCAATGTGGACCACATTCTAGTGGTTCTATTGCTCGCAACTATTGGAAATACTGTACATGTTAGAAACTTTGCAGTTGGAGAAAAGCCCCCACTAATGAGTGATTAATGTAGATTTAGGTGGCTCCAGAGTTATTAATAGTGAGAAAATGGAGATGGCAACAAAACAGGGAAAATGCAACTAAATTCAAGAGGAAGTCATTAATACATAATGCGTCTTGCGTTATGTCTTACTGCGCTTGAAGACAGTGCCGCATGTTTCGTACACATAACCGATCATCTTCAGGTAGCCATTTAGAGAAGTGGGAGAAGTCTGTCCGAGGGAAGGACACACATCCGACTCATAATTTGTTTTTATGTGTGATATCAATTTTGAGCATTACTTCTTGATAAAAGTAAAGTAATTTACGGAGATCGATGAAATTTCTCCCGAGGACAGTTAGGAAACGTAACTCTCCAGAGAAGGGACAATCCACGCGGACAGATGTCACTATAAAAATCCCGAATCTGAACACAAGTCAACAAGAATaggaaataattatattctatacaatgttaaagaaatatcaactgaaagtTAAGAATGGAATGCATTGTCTTAGATTCTCTTCTTTTAAAACAAAATCTCCTAGTGGTTTTCGGCACCGCTTAATCATCACGACTTACCGCcactctagctgcctctgtggatctgtggtagagtgtcggcctccggatcccaagatagcagaggtagtcggatttttgaagggcggaaaaaagtccaatcgacactccatgtcgtacgatgtcggcatgtaaaagatctctggtgatacatttggtatttacccgacaaaattaattaaaatctcagccatagacgcccaagagagctccggtttactctaggtccgctagatggcagacagagtaaaccggaacgtcgaaattgacgagcagacagccagatggcgtcaa
This DNA window, taken from Anabrus simplex isolate iqAnaSimp1 chromosome X, ASM4041472v1, whole genome shotgun sequence, encodes the following:
- the LOC136886669 gene encoding uncharacterized protein — protein: MRDFLTTQVNEINSKPELKIPLPELVRMSLLLVLLPLTLAVSLASRDHCASSVGSKLGLSVHGHKNASGHWIITVDTRRLTSTENQWELAVNVHQERRSCDSSEVEQLVSVTSVHPPVHGTSTSQYMKPVTPATTTPATTTAATATTPPTTTITTAPTTTTPGSTTTTTPTTTTTATTTTTKPRSCPHSGYRLFEGFNCYKAYNEMKSWSDAREQCKRDGGDLMVWESERERSEVFPTMYKSCSSSPWMGVYKPEGEDRWVSVKGEPALSSWWKPGDPDNRAGRKCAFAGRTGLLWNIYCAHPRSFICEIPL